The following is a genomic window from Haloarcula sp. DT43.
CGAGGTCACGCAGGACCGTCTCGACGCTCTCCCCGCCGGCGACGACGCGGTCGACGACCGGTCCCACGTCGTGCTGTGGCGGCACCTTGCTCGCGACGCGCTCGAACTGGTCGGCGTGGTGGTCGAAGGCATAGAGGGCGGCGGCCATCGCGTCCCGCTCGTGGTCGTTGTCGTAGCCCTCCTCGCGGGTCCGGTGTTTCTTCTCGTCGACCGGGAGGTCGGTGTCGGGCTCCCAGCCGGCGGCGCTAAAGGAGCGCCGGAGCTTCTCGACGGTCTCCGGCATCGGCGTCACGTCGGCGGCGACGACGACGGGCCGGCCGCGCTCGATTATCCACTCCGTCGTCGCGGCGGTGTCGTCGGTCCGCGAGGAGTACACGTCGAGCACGGTGCCGTCGAGGGAGACGATGGCGACGGCCGTCGTCGTCCCGGGGTCGACGCCGACGATGACGTGGTCGCGCCGCTTCGCCAGCGGCTTGAACTCGATGCCGTCGCGGCGCTGGCGCTCGATTTCGACGCGCGTGTCGCCCGACCGCGCCCTCGACACCGGGATGTCCTGCGGTCGCGCCGACACCCGGAACACGGCGTTGGAGAAGCCGCCGTACTTCTCGGTCACGTCCCGCTCGTACTCCAGGCCGGCGGCGTCCAGATCCGACTCGACCTCGCGGGCGCGCTTCTTGACCGCGCCGTGGATGCGCCGCGTGTAGCGGTCCTCGGACCAGCCGCCCTTGCCCGTTGAGCGGCCCCGGGAGACCTTCACTTCCGTCGTGTCGGTGAAGGCCGACACCTCCTGGCCGACGTTGGCGGCGGCCAGCCGGGCGGCGGCCTCGGCCTCCTCCATCGGGTCCTTGCCGTAGGGGACGCCGTGGCGCTTGGCGACCCGCGAGAGCGGTTCGGGCCGTTCGTCGCCGGTCACCTGCACCAGTTTCGTCTCGTCGGGGAGCGAGCCCAGGACGTGAATCAGGGCGTCCTTGTCCTCGGCGAGTTCGTACATGTTGTCCGTCGCGACGATGGCCGGCGCCTCGGCCTCGATGCGCCGGCGGAGCTTCCGCCGCGAGACCACGTCTCGCTCGACTGATTCCCCGTCGAAGACCACCAGCGCGTACGACGGCGCGTCGCCGCGCACGTCGCCGCTCTGGATGTCGACACCGAAGACGACCGCGTCGAGCGCTGCCGTGCGGTTCACGGGCCACAGTAGGCGACGGTCGATTATAAATCCGTTCCGAGCACGCACGGTCGTATTTTCCTTTCGCACGAATCGGTAGACTACGCGTGGACAACCGCCAGAAAGCCCCGACTGTCTCGACTCGGGGGGCTCGCTGCGCGCTTCCCTCGCTTCGCTCGGTCCAGTGCTTGCGTCGCCCGCCGTCGCCGAGACAGTCGCCCCTTTCAGTCCCACCCGAAACTGGTTGTTCAGCCGGCATGGACGGGACTTTTCGGCTGTTCGCACCACAATCGTCTCGAAACCACCGCCAATCGGTGACCCCAACGCCTCTTACCCCGGCGGTCGGACGGTCCGGTATGTCTGCACCGCGGTCCACAGTAGCTCACTCCCGGGAGGGGACGCTGCGTGCCCACTGAACGCGAGAAGATGCTCGCGGGCGAGCGCTACGACCCGAGCGACCCCGCCCTCGTCGCCGCTCGCGAGCGCGCCAACGAACTCACCCGCGAGTACAACGAGACCGATCCGGCCGACGCCGCCGCGAGACGCGACCTCCTCGCGGATCTGTTCGGCACCGTCGGCGCGGACCCGCACGTCGAGCCACCCTTTCGGTGTGACTACGGCGAGAACATCCACGTCGGGGACGGCTTCTACGCGAACTTCGACTGCGTCGTGCTGGACGTGTGCCGGGTCGAGGTCGGCGACGACTGCCTGCTCGGGCCGGGTGTCCACATCTACACCGCGACCCACCCGCTCGCCCCGGATGAGCGGCGCAGCGGGGCCGAGTACGGGAAGCCGGTGACTATCGGCGACAACGTCTGGGTCGGCGGGCAGGCCGTCATCAATCCGGGCGTCACAATCGGCGACGACGCCGTCGTCGCCTCCGGCGCGGTCGTCACCGACGACGTGCCGGCCGGCGTCGTCGTCCAGGGGAACCCCGCCTCTGTCGTTCGGGAACTCGACGAGTGAGGCCGCTGTCGCCGCGGTCGCGCCTCCCCGGCGCGGGGTTCTTCGCGCTGTGGCACGTACCGCCTGTATGGACGCGACAACCGACCGCGGCGTTCAGACGGTCGAGACGCGCGACGAACTCGACGACGTGGTGGCGACGGCCGACCGCGCGCTGGTGATGGTCCGGACGACCGGCTGTACCATCTGCAAGTCGATGGAGCCGATACTCGACATCGCCGCGAAGGCGACCGACGCCGCGGTGGTCGTGTTCAACCCGGAGACCGACCTCGACGCCGTCGCGGCCTTCGGCGTCCGGAGCGTTCCCACGTTCCTGCTGTTTGCCGACGGGGACCTCGTCGACCGCCGCGCCGACGGGTTCGTGCCGGCCGAGGACCTGATACAGTTCGTCGAGACGGGGCCGTAGGGATGCCCTGTCACACCCCGACAACACTTTTGCCCCCGCTCGTCGAAGCGGTCCGTCGATGGCCCTCCAAATCGGCTCCGCCCTCGAAGAGGCGGGGTACCGGCTGTTCAGTCGTACCGGCGCGATACTGCTCGGGGCGTTTCTCGCCCTGTTGCTAGGCTTTCAGGCACTGTTTAACACGATTTTAGCGACGGTCTACGCGAGGCTTGGGTACGGCGAACTCGGCGCGGCCCTGCCGCTCACGCTCGACATCCCGCTGTCGCTCGCCGGTGCCGGCGTCGTCGTCGGCTCCGTCGTCTCGCTGTATCTCACTATCGTCTCCTTCCGGACGTTCGTCGCCGAAGCCCGCGACGGGTTCCCCGACGGGGCGTTCACGCGGAACGTCCCGCTGGCGATGGTGAACGTCCTGGTCGGCGGCCTCGTCTACGGCCTGCTCGTGTTCGTCGGGTCGCTCCTGCTCCTGATTCCGGGCATCTTCGCGTACGTCGTGTTCATCTTCATGATGCCGTACGTCATCGTCGAGGACCGGAACTTCGTCTCGGCGCTCAAGCAGAGCTACCGGCTGAGCGAGGGCAACCGCCTGGCGCTTTTCGGCCTGCTGTTCATCGTCGTCGCCGTCGCGGCGCTGGTCGGTGGAGTCGTCGGCCTGGTCGGCGCGCTGGCACTGCCGGGCCCGGCCTCGCAGCTGCCGACCGTCGTCATCCAGCCGCTGGTGTCGCTGTACAGCACCGCGGTCATCGCGGTCGCGTTCGAGCAACTCCGCGGGACCGACGGGGCCGCCCCGTCAGCCCCGAGCGGGGACGGCACGCCGACGACGGTCTGACGGCGTCGCCTGCCGGCCCGCGACGGTGGCGGACCGTGACTGTCTTGCCTATCCGGTTTCCTACCGGGAGCAATGCGACGGCATCGGGTCGGGACGAGTCTGTACGCCGGCGTGTTGTTCGTCGTCCTCGGCGTGCTGGCGTGGGCGAGCGGCCAGCCGTTCGTCTTCCCCAGCCTCGGCCCCTCGGCGTTCGTCCTCGCGTTCCACCGGGACGGCGACCGGACGGGGCTGCCGAGCGTCGTCGCCAGCCACTTCATCGGCGGCCTCGCGGGGCTGGTCGCGTACGCCCTGCTGGCCGGCGGCGTCTCGCTGGTCGCGGACCCGACCGCGTTCTCGACGGCCGGCCTCCGTCTGGTCGCGAGCGCGACGCTATCGCTCGTCGTGACCAGTTGGGGGATGATTGCGACCGACACCGTCCACGCGCCGGCCTGTGCGACGACGCTCATCGTCTCCCTGGGACTGCTCTCGACGCCGCTGCAGGTCGCGGTCATCGTCGTCAGCGTCGGCGTCCTCGTCGCGTTCCACACGCTCGCGCTGTCCGCCTACCACCGAGCGACCGCGTCGTCACGACCGGCCCCGGTCGACGGCTGATCGGTCACTCCTCGGACAACTGGACGGTCAACACCGGCACCGGCGACTCCCGGACGACCGTCTCCGCGACGCTCCCGATGAGATAGTGGTCCAGTCCGGTCCGTCCGTGGGTCCCCATGACGACGAGGTCCGCCGGAATCTCCGTGACTGCGTCGACGATTTCGCTCTTCGGGACCCCCTCTCGCTGCGTGGTTTCGACCGACACGCCGTCGGGGAGCTCTGCGACGGTCGCCTCGATGGCCTCCGCGGCGCGCTCGCGCTCCGCGTCCAGCCAGGCATCGGCCGAGAGGCCGCTCGACGGACTCTCGAACCGGTTGCGGGTGTCGACGACCGAGAGCACGTGGACCGTCGCGTCGAACCGGCCCGCAATCGTTCCGGCGTGGCGCGCCGCCGCGCCGATACCGTCGCTGCCGTCGGTCGGGAGGAGCACCGTCTCGTACATCGGCTCAGACGCCTCCCGTCGCCATCAGGAACAGCGCGGCGGCGATGACTGCGAACAGCCCGCCGACGAACTTCTTGATGGTCCCGGTGTCCAGTGCGGTCGAGACGTACGGCGCTATTTGGCCGCCGGTGACGGTCGCGGGCACGGTCCAGACGACCATGTTCCACGGCGTCGACGCGAGGTCGATGGAGTGAGCGCCCGGGACGAGGCCGCCGCCGAAGACGTGGACCAGCGAGGCCAGGACCGCCGTCAGCGCCACGACGATGTGGTTCGTGCCGATGGCGACCCGGACGGGGACATCCGTTCGGAGCATCGAGATGATGCCCAGTTCGCCGACGCCGAAGCCGGCCAGTCCCTGGAAGACGCCGCCGATGCTGTAGTTGGCGAAGCGTTCGAGGTAGCCGCCGCGCGTGTAGCCGTAGTCGTTGCCGTCGCGGTCGACACGGGTGACCGCTCCGTCGTCGGCCGTCTCAACGCCGGCCGGCCCGAGCTTGTTCGCATCGTCGGGCAGGGTCCTGTCGCCGCCGTCGGCCGACACGTCGGGGTCGCTGTCGCCCGCCTCGCCCGGCTCCTCGTGGCCGAGGTCGGCCTTGAAAAGCAGGTACGACGCCGCAAGCAGTGCGATGCCCAGCAGCGCGTGAAACAGCGGCTCGGGGATGACAAACGACAGCAGCGCGCCCGCGACCACGAAGGGCACGCTCCCGACGACGAGGCTCAGCGCGAGCCGCCGGTCGACGAGCCCGTACTGGATGAACGCCAGCGCCGAACTGGAGAGGCCGAACGACTCGCTGATGAGGCCGACTTTCACCAGCGTCTCCGGGGTCAGCGTCTCCCCGGCGAGCACCGGGAAGACGAAGATGAGAAACGGGACGAACAGCGCCGACCCGCTGATACCGACCGTGTTGACGATGGTGGCACCGGTGACGAAGGCGATGCAGAGCCACCAGTACTCGAACCAGTAGTCGCTTCCCGCGTCCGCGGGCGTCGGCGCGGCGGTGTACACGCCGACGACGAACAGCAGCGGTGCCAGGAAGACGAAGACGTGCTGGTACTTGAGAAACCCCTTCTGGAGTCGACTAGACGGTGACGACGTTGTCATTGACGCGTGCGCACAGGATTGTGAACTATCGCTTAAAGCCCTTGTTGTCTGTATTTATACCAAAAATGATGGGGTTTAGCGCCGAAACGTCCGAAAGCGCACGACCCGTCCGCTGCCCTAATATCCCTAATATTTATTTCACAGGCCGTGGTAACACCTAGCGTCATGAGTTTTCCACAGGGACCGATGGAGTCGGGCGGCCGGTCGAGTTACGACGAAGACGCCAGCGACGCCGCTGACGGCGGGCTCTTCGGACCCCTGCGCCGCTTCTCGAAGCGGTGGTCCCGCCGCTACGTCGAGATGCGCGTCGACGCGCTCGCCAGCCGCCGGGACTGAGCGGTTCGGCCCGTTCCGGAAAAGGACTATACCGCCCCCGCCGCAGGGACGGGTATGGATATCGACAGCATCGCCGTCCACGAGTCGGTCGCGAAGGCCTGTCCGCCCGAGTCGATGGTCGCCGCGCTCCGGGGCGAGGTTCCCGTCGAGACTGTCGGCGACGACGCCGCTTTCGGTGCCGGTGACTGCGTCGTCACGTTCTCACCGCGGGACGCGTTTCTGGACGCCGCCTGGGTCCACGGCGTCCGCGCCGGCTACGACGAGTTCGACGTGGCCGCCTACGAGGCCGCCGGGACGGCGCTGACAAACAGCACCGGCATCCACGGCGACACCGTCCCGGAGACCGTCGTCGGCTACCTGACGGCGTTTGCCCGCCGGCTGCACGTCTACCGGGACCGCCAGGGCGACCGCGACTGGACCCACGAACCGTACGAAGCGCCGTTCACGCTGGCCGGCGAGCGGGTGTGCGTGGTCGGCCTGGGGACGATTGGCCAGGGCGTCGCCGACCGGGCGGCCGCGCTCGGGATGGATGTCGTCGGTGTCCGCCGCTCGGGCGACCCCGTAGAGAACGTCGAGCGCGTGTACACGCCCGACGAACTGGCCGCCGCCGTCGCCGACGCCCGCTTCGTCGTGCTGTGCTGTCCGCTCACCGAGGCGACCGAAGGGATGGTCGACGCCGCGCTCCTCGAAGCGATGCGGGACGACGGCTACCTCGTCAACGTCGCCCGGGGCCCCGTCGTCGTCGAAGACGCGCTGCTGGCCGCGCTCGAGGAGGGGTCGGTCGCGGGGGCGGCTCTCGACGCCCACTGGGCGGAACCGCTGCCGGAAACGCACCCGCTCTGGGACCACGAGTCGGTCATCGTGACGCCACACGTCGCCGCATTCACGAACCGGTACCACGAGGACGTCGCGGCCCTCGTCCGGGAGAACCTCGACCGGACCGCCCGCGGCGAGTCGCTCCGGAACCGCGTCGCCTGAGCTCCTAACGGCCGGTCAGGTGCCTTCGACCAGCCGCTCTAGCTGCTCGGGCGGGACCGCGCCGCGGGCGGCGTGGCCGTCGTAGGCGAACGTCGGGACGCCGGTGACGCCCTGGCGCTTGGCCGCCGTGAACTGCTCGCGGACCTCGGACCGGAGGGCGTCGTCGTCGAGCGCCGACCGGATTTCCCCGCCCTCGACGCCCGCGTCCTCGGCCAGGTCGACCAGCAGGTCCGCGTCCCCGATGTCCCGGCCGTCCTGCCACAGCGCGTCGAAGACGGCCACGTCGAAGGCCAGCCACGTCTCGTAGTCGTAGTGCTCCTTGACGTAGTAGGAGGCGACCTGAGCTGGCAGGGAGTCGATGTCGGTGGCGATGTCCAGGTCCATCTCCACGCCGTACTTCTCCTGGAGCCGTCGCACGCCCTGTTTGGCCTGCTCGTAGTAGTCCTCGTCCTTGCCGTCGTCGACGGAGTGGTCGATGGTGCCGTCGGGGTTTCGCTTCCCGCTCCGGAGGTCGAAGGGATGCCAGTCAATCTCCAGTTCGTCTTCGCGCGTCGACTGGTACTGCCTGAGCGACTCGCGTCCGAGGTAACAGAACGGGCAGACGTAGTCCGAGAAGACCGTAATCCGCTCGCTCGACTGTGTCTCACTCATACGCTCGGATATGCGTCGCTCGGGGTTAAACGCAGCCACCGTCTGTGTCGGACCGGCGCACGACCGACCTTCGCTACGCCTCGGCGTCGACGGCCGCGTGGACCGTCTCGACGCGCGAGACGAGGTCGTCGTCGGTCGCCCCGAACAGCAGCGCGCGCCCGTCGATACCCACGCCCTCGCGGCCGACGACGGCCACGAGCGGGTCGTTGCTGGCCCCGAACGCACGGTCGACTCCCCAACGGGCCGCGGCGTCGGCGACCCCGTCCGGTCGCTCGTCCGGGTCGTACGCGGCGACCGGGCCGTCGAGCGAGTCCAGCGCGGCCTCGACGGCGCCGGTCAGCCGGCAGTCGGCCACGAACCGGAGCGCGGGGTCGTGCTCCCGGGCGGCAAGCAGGGCACGGGCTCCCGTCGTCGACGCGCCGAAACGGACGCCGCGGTTCGGCCGGACGCCGTCCACCGTGCGGGCGATGCGGCCCTCGACGGCGGCGACCGCGTCCGGCGTCTCCGCGTACGGCGTCGCGCCGGCGACGGTCAGCCCGCGGTCGGGGACCAGCGGCGACACGTCCGCCTCGACCAGCGCCGACACGGCTCGTTCGACGGCCTCGCTCGTCGGCCCCCGCGCGGCGTCGTCGCGCGTCTCGACGAGGTGGTGGACCGCCCCCGGGCCGTCGCCCACGTCGACGTTGTACCGGACCGCGCTCGCGAGCAGGTCGATGCCGTTCCCGACCGCCGCCGACAGGGCCTCGCCCTGTGCCAACCGCGTCGCAATCGCCGAGGAGAGCGTACAGCCGGAGCCGTGGGTGGCCTCAGTGTCGACGCGGTCGTGGCGGAACGTCGTCACCCCGTCCCCGGTCACGAGGGTGTCGACGACGGCCGCGCCCGGGACGTGGCCCCCCTTCACGAGCGCGCTGTCGGCCCCCATCTCGACGAGGTCCCGCCCCGCCCGCCGCGCGGCCTCGGGGTCGTCGACCTCGTGGCCGGTCAGGACCGCGGCCTCGTCGGCGTTCGGCGTGACGACCGCCGCTTCGGCGATGAGGGCCTCGTAGGCGTCCTCCGCCTCGGGTGCCAGGAGCCGGTCGCCCGAGGTCGCCACCATCACCGGGTCGACGACGAGGTTCGGCAGGTCGGTGGCGTGGTCGACGACCAGGTCGACGACCTCGCTGGCCGCGAGCATTCCCGTCTTGACCGCCGCTACGTCGAAGTCGTCCACGACGGCCGCTATCTGGGCCTCGATTTCCCCGACCGGAAGCAGGTGCTGGCTCTGTACCCCCGTCGTGTTCTGCGCCGTGACGCTCGTTATCGCGCTGGTCCCGAAGCCCCCACAGGCCTCGATGGTCTTGAGGTCGGCCTGGATACCGGCCCCGCCGCCGGAGTCGCTGCCGGCGACGGTCAACACGACTGGCGGCGTCACTGGTGAGTCCGCTCGCGTCATGTTCGCTGGCTCCACCGGCGACTACATATCGGTGCTGATATCACAACTGGATTCTACCACAATCGAATCCTAGTATGCTAATAATACTCCATATCACATTCGAGAAAGGCTTATGTAGCGCTGTGTCGGATGTGCCCTCGTACCACAATGGAACCAGCGTCGCGCGATACTACCGACTCCGACGAGCAGTACGGCAGCTTCACCACCGGCGGCGGCGACGTCGTCGTCTACGACACGGAGAACCCGACCGCGTGGCTCCAGTCGAGCTACGCGGTACAGGTCGGCTGCTCTCCGGAGCGAAACTCGGCCTGAGACTTCTACCCGACCGATATCATCGCGATACCGACGATAGCCAGCCCCGCGGCGGCCAGCCGCGCCCGGAAGTGCGACTCGTCGAGGAGGACGGCCCCTAGAACGACGGCGACGATGGCCTGGCCGTTGACGATGGGCGAGACGATACTCGCCGGGAGCTGCTGGAAGGACAGCAACACGATGTGGTTCGCGTAGGCGACGAACAGCGACGCGACGACGAACTTCGGGAGGTCCGCGCGCCACCCCGACGGGACTTGGTACCGGAACGAAAGCGGCGTCATCAGCGCGGCGATGCCGACGGCCATCACCGGGATGTAGGTCGTCGGCGCGATGGCCAGTTCCTGCATCAACACCCGCTTGCCGACGTCCACGAACGCGAACGACGCGGCCGACAGCAGCGCCAGCTGGGCGGGCCGTGACTGCCAGGCCCGTTCCAGCGGTGCCAGCAGCGCCGTCCCCTGCCAGTTGGCGACGTAGACCGCGGTGGTCGCCACGGCGACGCCGCCGACCTGCAGGGGCGTGAGGTGCTGGCCGAGCAGGCCGACCTCCAGGGGCAACACGAACACGGGGACGAGCTTGCTGATGGGGGAGACGTAGGAGACTTCGCCGACGCGAATCGCCCGAAAGAGGGTGAGCAACCCCACTGCCGTCACGCCCGTCACGGCGAGCACCGACGCGAGGACGTTGGCGCGGTTGCCCGCGGGGAGGAACGGCTCGCCGCTGACGAAGACGAACGGGAGGTACACGACGGGGACCAGGCTGTAGGTAATCAACAGGAACACCGGCGACGGGTACTCGGTGAACCACCGCTTCATGACGAACAGGTACACACCGAACACCAGCGCCGACAGGACGGCGTAGGCGATTCCGACGTTCACGGTTGACAACGACCGGCCGACGCTGATAACTGTTCCTGTCAGGGCTCGCGCCGTCGGGCGAGCAGGGCCGCGAGCAGGGCCGCGAGCAGGGCCGCGAGGGCCGAGAAGCCGTCGCCCGTTCCGCCGGTGGTCCGCGCCTCCGTGGTCGTCGGCGTCCGTGTCGGTTCGGCCGTCCCCGTCGAGACGGTCACGTCGACCGCCATCGTGGTCTGGCCGTCACCCGCCGACAGCGAGACGGTTCCGGGGTCGTCGAGGGTGACCGTTCGAACGACCGTCCTCGTCGTCTGTGGCGGGAGGTACAGCCGCTGTTCGGCGAACACGACGCCGTCCCGGCGGAACACGACCGCCGCCGTTCCGGGGATGTCGTGTTGGTTTGCGACGGTCGCGGCCACGTCGACCCTGCCGCCCTGCCCGAGTTCGCGCGGACTAGCGCTGACGCCGGTCACGCTGGCCGCCGCCGGGTCCGAGACGACGACCGTGACGGTGTCGCCGTCGACGCTGACCACGTACCGGCCGGGGGCGGCGAACGTGTGTGTCAGCTCGACCTCGGTCCGCTCGCCCGCGTCGAGCCGGCCCTGTCGCGCCGCGACGACGGTGCCGTTGACCGCGAGCGTCGCGTTGTACGCCCCCGCCTCGCCGCCGGCGTTCTCGACGACCGCGTTGACGGCGAGCGTCTCGTTTCTCACCAGCCGAATCGGCTCGCTCCCGCCGACCGGCGCGTTCGACCGGTAGAGGCTATCCACGCGGTAGGCGGCATCGCGGTCCGGCGGCGGCAGACTGTACCCTATCCGGGCGGGAATCGAACCGAACAGCCGCCGGTGTGTCGTCTCGTTCCACATCGTCACCGCCGTCGCCGTCTCCGTCTCCGTCGCGGTCGCGTCCCGGACGCCCGGGCCGCCGGCGGCCTCGACCTCGGCGAGGAACTGCGACTGCGTGACCGGGTCGCGGTAGCCGTTCAGCGACTGGAACACGGTCTGGAGCGTCCGGTTGCGGCCGGTCGCCGAGCGGACGTGGACGTCGGCCCGCCCGGCGACCAGCGCGCCCTTCCTGTAGTTCGCGTCGTCCGTCCAGGTCGCCCGGTCCGTCAGCGCCACGTCGCTGTAGACCGGGCGGCCGCCCACCGCGAGCTGGGCCCGGAACTCGTCGAACCCGATTCGGTCCTGTTCCAGCGTCAGCGCGGCGGCGTAGTACGTCGCCCAGCCCTCGACCGTCCACCGGGTCCCCGGGGTCGTCTCGTAGGCCTGCCGGCTGTGGACGTACTCGTGGAGCCAGACGTTGTTGGCGGTGGCAAGCGACTGCCGGGACTGGACCCACATGTCCGCGTCGCCTATCTGGTACCCCTCGACACCCCAGTCGACGGCCTCGGACGGCGCAGCGACGACGAACACGTGCCTGTCACGGTCCCCGACCCGGAGCGCGTTCGACGCGTTCGTCATCGAGTCGAGGACGGAAATCGGCGAGGCCGCCATCGTCGCCCGCTCGGGCACGGCCAGCGTGAACGTCTGGTTGTGCGCCGTCTCCTCGAAAGTCGCTACCTCGCCGAGGTAGACGATTTCCTCGCCGGCCGCCCCCGGACCCGCCGTCCTGACCGTCCGGTTGTACCCGACCGGCTCCCGGCCGGTGTAGCGCCAGCGCGTCGGCGTCAGCGACCGGGTCAACAGCGCCCACTCGCCCGTGTCGACGCTGAGATACCGCCCCTCCGCGCCCTCCGGGCCGCTCTTCTCGATTGTCCGGTTCGGGTTGACGCGGTAGCTAATCGTCGCCGTCCCCGGCGTCTCGTCCCACTCGTAGGCGGACTCGTTGACGCGGTCGAACCCGTCGGTGCCGGTCACCGTCGCCGCCGCCGGGACGTGCGTCTCCAGGCCGACGACGCGGTCCGGGATGGCGTAGCTCAGCGTCACCGCGACTTCGCCCGGCTGGGACTGGACACGCGCGTAGGTCTGTGTCTGCCGGATTACGTCACCGCCGTCGGTTTGGGTCACGTTCGACGCGACAGTCCCCACGCTGGCGGCTGTCGCGGCCCCCGCACCGGTTGTGTCCCCCCGCCCCCGCGCCCGTCGCCGGTGCGTGTCGGCGCTTCCCGTCCGGACCGCTGGGTCGGTCGCCGCCGGTCGACCCGCTTCGACCGCCGCGCTGGCCGCCCCTCCCGTCGCTGTTCCGGCTCGTGGCGCACACTTCTCGCCGTCTAACCCGGCCGCCGTACCGGCGCTGGTCCCAGCCGCCGCGGCGCGGTCTGTGGCCGCTGCCGCCGGGAGCGGCGTGATTCCCCCACCGAGGAGAAGGACCACGAGTCCGACGGCCACCACCCGCCGGGGTAGAACGAACATTGCCAACAGTTATCGCCGCATGGTTGAAATAGTTGACCGCCAATCATGGGTTGTGGTATCACGAAACAACTGCTGTCTCGGGCGGTCGCACCCGAAACTTCACACGACGGCAGCAATTCGGTCGGCCGTATGCGACGCCTACTGCCGGTCGGAACACAGCAGTCGCTCGCCACGGCGCTTCCACGAGAACCGTTGCCAGTCAGGAGTTCAGGCGACGTTGAAACCTTTGTCGCGGAGGAAATCCTCGACGCGGCCCGTGTGATTGCCCTGGAGCTCTATCTGCCCGTCCTCGACGGTGCCACC
Proteins encoded in this region:
- a CDS encoding EamA family transporter, whose amino-acid sequence is MNVGIAYAVLSALVFGVYLFVMKRWFTEYPSPVFLLITYSLVPVVYLPFVFVSGEPFLPAGNRANVLASVLAVTGVTAVGLLTLFRAIRVGEVSYVSPISKLVPVFVLPLEVGLLGQHLTPLQVGGVAVATTAVYVANWQGTALLAPLERAWQSRPAQLALLSAASFAFVDVGKRVLMQELAIAPTTYIPVMAVGIAALMTPLSFRYQVPSGWRADLPKFVVASLFVAYANHIVLLSFQQLPASIVSPIVNGQAIVAVVLGAVLLDESHFRARLAAAGLAIVGIAMISVG
- a CDS encoding CARDB domain-containing protein, with the translated sequence MFVLPRRVVAVGLVVLLLGGGITPLPAAAATDRAAAAGTSAGTAAGLDGEKCAPRAGTATGGAASAAVEAGRPAATDPAVRTGSADTHRRRARGRGDTTGAGAATAASVGTVASNVTQTDGGDVIRQTQTYARVQSQPGEVAVTLSYAIPDRVVGLETHVPAAATVTGTDGFDRVNESAYEWDETPGTATISYRVNPNRTIEKSGPEGAEGRYLSVDTGEWALLTRSLTPTRWRYTGREPVGYNRTVRTAGPGAAGEEIVYLGEVATFEETAHNQTFTLAVPERATMAASPISVLDSMTNASNALRVGDRDRHVFVVAAPSEAVDWGVEGYQIGDADMWVQSRQSLATANNVWLHEYVHSRQAYETTPGTRWTVEGWATYYAAALTLEQDRIGFDEFRAQLAVGGRPVYSDVALTDRATWTDDANYRKGALVAGRADVHVRSATGRNRTLQTVFQSLNGYRDPVTQSQFLAEVEAAGGPGVRDATATETETATAVTMWNETTHRRLFGSIPARIGYSLPPPDRDAAYRVDSLYRSNAPVGGSEPIRLVRNETLAVNAVVENAGGEAGAYNATLAVNGTVVAARQGRLDAGERTEVELTHTFAAPGRYVVSVDGDTVTVVVSDPAAASVTGVSASPRELGQGGRVDVAATVANQHDIPGTAAVVFRRDGVVFAEQRLYLPPQTTRTVVRTVTLDDPGTVSLSAGDGQTTMAVDVTVSTGTAEPTRTPTTTEARTTGGTGDGFSALAALLAALLAALLARRREP